A window of Onychostoma macrolepis isolate SWU-2019 chromosome 01, ASM1243209v1, whole genome shotgun sequence contains these coding sequences:
- the LOC131543650 gene encoding mucin-5AC, with the protein TSTTTAAETSTTTETSTITTTAPETSTTTGAETSTTTETSAITTTAPETSTTSAAETSTTTDTSTITTTAPETSTTTAAETSTTTETSTITTTAPETSTTSAAETSTTTEISTITTTAPETSTTSAAETSTTTETSTITTTAPETSTTSAAETSTTTDTSTITTTAPETSTTTATETSTTTETSTITTTAPETSTTTTAPETSTTTETSTITTTAPETSTTSAAETSTTTDTSTITTTAPETSTTTAAETSTTETSTITTTAPETSTTSAAETSTTTETSTITTTAPETSTTGAAETSTTTETSTITATAPETSTTGAAETSTTTETSTITATAPETSTTTETSTITTTAPETSTTSAAETSTTTETSTITTTAPETSTTSRPPTITTTAPETSTTSAAETSTTTETSTITTTAPETSTTSAAETSTTTETSTITTTAPETSTTSAAETST; encoded by the exons acatccaccactactgcagcagaaacatcaacaacaacagagacctccacaatcacaacaactgcaccTGAAACGTCCACCACTACTggagcagaaacatctacaacaacagagacctccgcaatcacaacaactgcacctgaaacatccaccactagtgcagcagaaacatctacaacaacagatacttcaacaatcacaacaactgcacctgaaacatccaccactactgcagcagaaacatcaacaacaacagagacctccacaatcacaacaactgcacctgaaacatccaccactagtgcagcagaaacatctacaacaacagagatcTCCACAATCACCACAACTGCTCCggaaacatccaccactagtgcagcagaaacatctacaacaacagagacctccacaatcacaacaactgctcctgaaacatccaccactagtgcagcagaaacatctacaacaacagatacttcaacaatcacaacaactgcacctgaaacatccaccacaACTGCAACagaaacatcaacaacaacagagacctccacaatcacaacaactgcaccTGAAACATCAAccacta CAACTGCGCctgaaacatctacaacaacagaaacctcaacaatcacaacaactgcacctgaaacatccaccactagtgcagcagaaacatctacaacaacagatacttcaacaatcacaacaactgcacctgaaacatccaccacaactgcagcagaaacatcaacaacagagacctccacaatcacaacaactgcaccTGAAACATCAAccactagtgcagcagaaacatctacaacaacagagacctccacaatcacaacaactgcacctgaaacatccaccactggtgcagcagaaacatctacaacaacagaaaccTCCACAATCACAGCAACTGCacctgaaacatccaccactggtgcagcagaaacatctacaacaacagaaaccTCCACAATCACAGCAACTGCGCctgaaacatctacaacaacagaaacctcaacaatcacaacaactgcacctgaaacatccaccactagtgcagcagaaacatctacaacaacagaaacctccacaatcacaacaactgcacctgaaacatccaccactagt agacctccaacaatcacaacaactgcaccTGAAACATCTAccactagtgcagcagaaacatctacaacaacagagacctccacaatcacaacaactgcaccTGAAACATCTAccactagtgcagcagaaacatctacaacaacagaaacctccacaatcacaacaactgctcctgaaacatccaccactagtgcagcagaaacatctaca